Below is a genomic region from Desulfonispora thiosulfatigenes DSM 11270.
TAGTCCCTTAGCACCATAGATGCTTGCAAGTTTTGTTAAATCATCAATATCCTTTCTGGAATATTGACCGCACCCAGTAGCATTGATACCTTTTACTTTACCACCACTATTAGTTATTTGGGCAAATACTTTAAAACCACAGTCTTTAACTAAATCAGTAATTTCTTTAAGTTCCATCCCAAATCTAAGGTCAGGCTTATCAGAACCAAAACGATTAATAGCATCAGTATATGTTATGCGTTTAAAAGGTGTCGCTATTTCTTTTCCTAAACTTTCTTTAAAGACAAATGCCATCATTTCTTCCATGATTTTTAAAATATCATCTCTATCCATAAAAGACATTTCAATATCTAATTGTGTAAATTCTGGTTGACGATCTGCTCTTAAATCTTCATCTCTAAAACAACGAGCTATTTGAAAATATTTTTCCATTCCCGCAACCATAAGTATTTGCTTGAAAATCTGTGGTGATTGTGGAAGTGCAAAAAAATCACCAGGGTTTACACGACTAGGTACTAAATAATCTCTTGCTCCTTCAGGAGTACTCTTGGTTAAAATAGGTGTTTCAATTTCTAAAAATTCTTTTCTATCTAAAAAGTCGCGGATAGCTTTGATCATTTTATGACGTAAAACAAGTGTATTTTGCATTTCTGGACGTCTTAAATCTAAATATCTATACTTTAATCTAATCATTTCATCTACTTCAACATTATCATTTATAGCAAAAGGTGGGGTTTTAGATGTGTTAAGTATTTCAAGTTCTGATGCCATTACATCTACATAACCTGTAGCTAAATTTTCATTTATAGTTCCTTCTGGGCGAAGAACTACTTTACCCTTGATTGCGATTACATATTCAGTTCTAATTGATTCTGCTAATTTAAAAGCTTCCTGGTTAATTTCTGGACTAAAAACTACTTGAACTAAACCCGATCTATCTCTTAAATCTGTAAAAATTAATCCCCCATGATCACGTCTTTTGTTTACCCATCCCATTAACACTACTTCTTTATTAACATCTTCTTTACGTATAGAATTACACTTATTAGTTCTTTTTAACATATTACTTAATCTCCCTTCGATATAGTTTATAAATTGCTTTGACTTTTTCGGTTATTACTTCATCTATATTTTCAATATAATAAAATAAATCTTTAGGATTATTTTGGTTTTCTAAAGCATATTCATCATTAAGTAAAACTTTTGAAGTTGCTCCGACTCCAAGACCCCAAATTGTCTGTCTTTCTTCTATCATTTGAATATTATAGATACAAGGATAATCATATTCACAATAACCTATATTCTCTAAATTAGCTATCATTTGTCTTTGTCTGTATAAATAATAAGGAATCAGCCCATTATCATACATTTTTTGTTTAGTAACTTCTAACATTTCAGCTATCAAATTTTCGTTACTATTCTCCAATAACCCTAAATCGTATTTAGAGGATCTTTTTAGCGATAAAACATGAACAGTCACATTATTAGGTCTCAGTTTTGATATTTCATCAAGAGTATATCGTAAACTATCAATATCTTCACCAGGCAGACCTAGGATTATATCCATATTTATAATTTCAAATCCAATTTTTTTAGCTAATCTAAATATCTCGATAACTTCATTTGAAGTATGATTACGTCCTATTTCATTTAAAGTTTTATCAACCATTGTTTGTGGATTAATGCTTATTCTATTTACCCCTAATTCTTTTAAGATTTCAAGTTTCTTTTTATCTATAGTATCAGGTCTACCAGCTTCAAGCGTGAATTCAATAGTTTTATTAGTAATCAGTGCAGAGTTTATAACTTTTAACAGTCTATTTAACTGCTTATGAGTAAGAACAGAAGGTGTGCCCCCTCCAATATAGACAGTTTGTACTACTATATTATTATTTTTAAGAGCCTCACCAACTTGAATTATCTCTTTTATTAAGCAGTCTAAATAAGTTTCTAGCTTGTTTTCCCACTTTGAAATTATGTAAGATGGAAAAGAACAATAAGAACATTTAGATGGGCAAAATGGAATACTTATGTATATACTTACATTTACCTTAGCTTCCTTATGAATTAATAAATTATTTCGTTGAAAGCTAGTAATTTCAATTAAATTTTCTATTTTCTCATCACTTAGCAAATATTCTTTTTTTAAAACACTATAAATTTCAGCGGTATTTAAACCTTGATCCCATAACCTATGAACTATTTTGGTAGGCCTAATACCTGTCAATATCCCCCATGGGCTATTTTTATATTTTAAAAAACTTGCTAATAATTTATAAACACCAATTTTAACTGCTTTATTTATTTCGCCATTTCCATCATTAATATCAAACTTAAAAGAACAATTGTCTTTTAGGGTACAATATATCTTTTCATTATTTACTTTTATCTCCAATAAAATGGCTTTATCTGATGTATTATTTAAAAAATCATCCCAAGTAAGGGTAGGTATAAAAATACGAATAATGTGAAATATAATATTTGCGTATTCTCTACTATTTTCCGTTAGAGCAATAATCATAAAATTACCTACTTATTTTATATAAAGATTTATTTGTTTTTCTAAACCTATGCTGCTTTTAGGTCCATGTCCAGGATAAATTGTTACATCATCTGGTAATACTAATAATTTTTCTTTAATTGACTTTATAATCTCTTCATAATCTCCACCTTCAAAATCTGTTCGCCCAATTGAACCATAAAATAAAGTATCCCCTGTAATACAAATTTTATTTTTTTCATTATATAGACAGATTCCTCCTGGAGAATGACCCGGAGTATGAAGAACTTTTAACCCTAAATTACCAAATTTAATTAAGTCATTATCTTTTAATGAAACATCTGCTTTTAATCCTTCTTTAGTATTGCCCATATAGAAAGATAAATTAAGTTTAGGATCGATAAGCATTTCATAATCGTCTTCATGAACTAGCAAATCACAATTAAGAGCTTTTTTAATTTCTTCATTACTTCCAATATGATCATAGTGGCCGTGAGTGTTAATGATATATTTAATGTTTATGTTTTTATCATTAATAACATCTAAAATTCGCTCACCTTCATCACCTGGGTCTATAACTACACCTTCTTTAGTAGTTTTACAGTTTAAAATATAACAATTAGCTCCTAAACTCCCTACCGGTAAAATTTCAATATCCATATATACCTCCTAAAATAGTTTTTTACTATCTAGCATTATTGTAACGGGTCCATCATTAACTAGTTCTACCTCCATATGCGCACCAAAAACACCTTTTTCTACATTTAGTTCATTTTGAGATAAAAACTCATTAAATTTATTATAAATCTGTTCTGCTTGAATAGGTCTTCCTGCGTCCATGAAATTTGGTCTCCTACCTTTTCGACAATCTCCATATAAGGTAAATTGTGAAATAGATAATATTTTATAGTTTTTATCTACAACAGAATAATTTAGCTTTCCCTCTTCATCTTCAAATATCCTTAAATTAGCAATCTTTTCCGCTAAATATTTAGCATCTTGTTCAGTATCATCATGAGTAACACCAACTAAAATTAATAATCCTTCTTGAATTGATCCAACAACCTTAGAATCAACTTTAACTGAAGATTTACTTACTCTTTGTATAACAGCTCTCATTTATTTTAATTCCTTTCTTACTATGATTTTGCAGGCGCAGGTGTTATACGTTGTACCTCAACTACATCTTTTACTCTTCTTATTTTTTCAATTAATATATTTAGTTCTTCTAAGTTATTAACGCTAACTTTCACATCAATATAAGCATAGCCCCTTTTTACCCTAGCATTGATTCCATTAATATGAGTTCTTGAATCTCCAATAATTAACATTACCTCCGAGGTTAATCTTAACCTATCAAGAGCAACTATCTTAATTTCAACTTGAAAATTAGACTTCTTAACTTCATCCCAAGCAGCTTCTAATAATCTTTCAGGTTCTTCAATTTTATAAACTTTAACATTTGGACAATCTTCCCGATGAATTGAAACTCCTCGTCCTCTAGTAATAAATCCTATAATTTTATCCCCTGGTAATGGATTACAACATCTTGAGAATCTTACCAATACATTATCAATACCCTTAATTCTCACGCCTTGAGAATTTTGATTTGACGAAAGCTTTTGCGGTTGCTTTACAACTAATAATTCATTGGTATCAATAATTTTAGTTTCTTTGCCATATTCATCTTTTAACTTTAAAATAACCTGAGCAGATGTTACAGCACCATCACCGATTGCTACTAAAAGATCTTCATTATTATTAAAGCCTAATTTTTTAGCAATGTTACTTAATTTATCAGGTTTAGTAAGGGTATTTTCATCTAGCCCTTGTTTTCGTAATTCTTTTTCTAAAGTTTCTTTTCCCCTAATATAGTTAACTTCTCGTTTTTCACGTTTAAACCATTGTCTAATTTTATTTTTAGCTTGAGAACTTTTGACCATCTTTATCCAGTCCCGACTTGGACCATTCGCTTGCTTTGTTGTTAGGACTTCAACTATATCACCTGTTTTTAATTCATAATCTAAAGGAACAAT
It encodes:
- a CDS encoding MBL fold metallo-hydrolase — translated: MDIEILPVGSLGANCYILNCKTTKEGVVIDPGDEGERILDVINDKNINIKYIINTHGHYDHIGSNEEIKKALNCDLLVHEDDYEMLIDPKLNLSFYMGNTKEGLKADVSLKDNDLIKFGNLGLKVLHTPGHSPGGICLYNEKNKICITGDTLFYGSIGRTDFEGGDYEEIIKSIKEKLLVLPDDVTIYPGHGPKSSIGLEKQINLYIK
- the dtd gene encoding D-aminoacyl-tRNA deacylase, with the protein product MRAVIQRVSKSSVKVDSKVVGSIQEGLLILVGVTHDDTEQDAKYLAEKIANLRIFEDEEGKLNYSVVDKNYKILSISQFTLYGDCRKGRRPNFMDAGRPIQAEQIYNKFNEFLSQNELNVEKGVFGAHMEVELVNDGPVTIMLDSKKLF
- the aspS gene encoding aspartate--tRNA ligase; the protein is MLKRTNKCNSIRKEDVNKEVVLMGWVNKRRDHGGLIFTDLRDRSGLVQVVFSPEINQEAFKLAESIRTEYVIAIKGKVVLRPEGTINENLATGYVDVMASELEILNTSKTPPFAINDNVEVDEMIRLKYRYLDLRRPEMQNTLVLRHKMIKAIRDFLDRKEFLEIETPILTKSTPEGARDYLVPSRVNPGDFFALPQSPQIFKQILMVAGMEKYFQIARCFRDEDLRADRQPEFTQLDIEMSFMDRDDILKIMEEMMAFVFKESLGKEIATPFKRITYTDAINRFGSDKPDLRFGMELKEITDLVKDCGFKVFAQITNSGGKVKGINATGCGQYSRKDIDDLTKLASIYGAKGLAYFIITDEGVKSPIAKFFNEDEINNIINVFEAKPGDLLLFVADKPMIVAESLGHLRLEIGKRLGLIDNEELNFSWVIDFPLLEWNEEAKRYTAMHHPFTSPNADSIEDMESNPGELKAQAYDMILNGVEIGGGSIRIFKREVQEKMFNLLGFTPEEAYNQFGFLLDAFEYGVPPHGGVAFGIDRLVMLMSKKDTIRDVIAFPKTQSATDLMTDAPSEVSNKQLKELYIKTDNIPKTNK
- the hemZ gene encoding coproporphyrinogen dehydrogenase HemZ, whose protein sequence is MIIALTENSREYANIIFHIIRIFIPTLTWDDFLNNTSDKAILLEIKVNNEKIYCTLKDNCSFKFDINDGNGEINKAVKIGVYKLLASFLKYKNSPWGILTGIRPTKIVHRLWDQGLNTAEIYSVLKKEYLLSDEKIENLIEITSFQRNNLLIHKEAKVNVSIYISIPFCPSKCSYCSFPSYIISKWENKLETYLDCLIKEIIQVGEALKNNNIVVQTVYIGGGTPSVLTHKQLNRLLKVINSALITNKTIEFTLEAGRPDTIDKKKLEILKELGVNRISINPQTMVDKTLNEIGRNHTSNEVIEIFRLAKKIGFEIINMDIILGLPGEDIDSLRYTLDEISKLRPNNVTVHVLSLKRSSKYDLGLLENSNENLIAEMLEVTKQKMYDNGLIPYYLYRQRQMIANLENIGYCEYDYPCIYNIQMIEERQTIWGLGVGATSKVLLNDEYALENQNNPKDLFYYIENIDEVITEKVKAIYKLYRREIK